From a single Botrytis cinerea B05.10 chromosome 4, complete sequence genomic region:
- the Bcalg11 gene encoding Bcalg11 codes for MAESCKAPDGSDMWTFGLDTKWTILVALLLGATPLIVLLGGPKLVGYVGRTVGFYLRQKTAGRKAQVLERVEIDQKEYKENKEKSRDSDDWENIESSSGMRGKEDKEWNGIVGFFHPFCNAGGGGERVLWAAVLATQKRWPNAKCIVYTGDHDVDKSQIIARVKDRFNIQLHPPTITFLYLTTRHWVLASTWPHFTLLGQSIGSLILAWDAFSLVVPDIFVDTMGYAFALGFCKILFPEVPTGAYVHYPTISTDMLGSLDPTSATGKQGVNAGKGTGLRGEAKKLYWKIFAKFYTWVGASIDVVLTNSNWTLDHITSLWGEWRRELKKPIATAVFPPVAVEELEEKISVTPESEAIRQPALLYIAQFRPEKNHTLILTAFAAFKATKSPATKGAKLILIGSVRDDSDSKRVYQLRLLANELQVKDDVEFHLDAPWPDILKWLGKASVGVNGMWNEHFGIGVVEYQAAGLISVVHDSGGPKRDIVTKIDGLPTGFHASTAEQFAEGFESALALPREDKIAMRLRARKSAQRFTEAEFAKKWIVGMEELVTLRRKWEGIRRTQ; via the exons ATGGCGGAATCATGCAAAGCTCCAGACGGTAGCGATATGTGGACATTTGGGCTGGACACCAAATGGACAATTCTAGTAGCCTTACTTCTTGGTGCGACACCTCTGATTGTTCTTCTAGGAGGCCCGAAGCTTGTAGGTTATGTCGGACGCACGGTGGGGTTCTACTTGAGGCAAAAGACAGCTGGGAGGAAAGCTCAAGTTTTGGAAAGGGTGGAGATTGATCAGAAGGAGTATAAGGAGAATAAGGAAAAGAGTCGGGATAGTGATGATTGGGAGAATATAGAATCTTCGAGTGGAatgagagggaaagaggatAAGGAGTGGAATGGCATCGTTGGATTCTTTCACCCCTTCTG TAATgctggaggtggtggtgaaCGTGTTTTATGGGCTGCAGTTTTAGCAACTCAAAAACGATGGCCGAATGCGAAATGTATTGTCTATACTGGAGATCATGATGTGGATAAGTCGCAAATCATTGCTAGAGTGAAG GATCgtttcaatattcaactCCATCCACCAACGATTACCTTCTTATACCTCACAACTAGACATTGGGTTTTAGCTTCTACATGGCCCCATTTCACACTTCTAGGTCAATCAATTGGATCTCTCATACTTGCATGGGATGCATTCTCTCTGGTTGTCCCCGATATCTTTGTGGATACAATGGGCTATGCTTTTGCGCTTGGATTCTGCAAGATTTTGTTCCCTGAAGTACCGACTGGAGCATACGTACATTATCCAACTATTTCGACAGATATGCTGGGCTCTTTGGATCCTACATCTGCCACTGGGAAGCAAGGTGTGAATGCCGGAAAGGGAACAGGATTGAGAGGAGAGGCAAAGAAGCTTTATTGGAAGATATTTGCGAAATTTTATACCTGGGTCGGAGCATCAATCGATGTAGTTCTCACAAATTCCAATTGGACACTCGATCATATAACATCATTATGGGGAGAATGGCGACGCGAATTAAAGAAACCCATCGCAACAGCAGTTTTCCCTCCCGTGGCCGTCGAAGAACTCGAAGAGAAGATCTCTGTTACCCCCGAATCCGAAGCAATACGTCAACCAGCTCTTCTTTACATTGCGCAATTCCGCCCAGAAAAAAACCATACACTCATTTTAACCGCTTTCGCGGCGTTCAAAGCCACTAAATCCCCCGCAACCAAAGGCGCAAAACTTATTCTTATTGGTAGTGTTCGCGATGACTCTGATTCAAAGCGGGTATATCAATTGCGCCTTCTAGCAAATGAACTGCAGGTCAAAGACGATGTTGAATTCCATTTGGATGCTCCTTGGCCGGATATTCTGAAATGGCTAGGCAAAGCCAGTGTTGGAGTCAACGGGATGTGGAATGAGcattttggaattggagttgTGGAGTACCAGGCGGCAGGATTGATTAGTGTTGTTCATGACAGTGGTGGTCCAAAGAGAGATATTGTTACAAAGATTGATGGTTTGCCTACAG GCTTTCATGCATCAACGGCAGAACAATTTGCTGAAGGTTTCGAGAGCGCACTAGCGCTCCCACGAGAAGATAAGATAGCAATGAGATTGAGAGCGAGGAAATCGGCTCAAAGATTTACAGAAGCGGAGTTTGCAAAGAAGTGGATTGTAGGTATGGAAGAGTTAGTGACGTTGAGGAGAAAATGGGAAGGGATTAGGAGAACCCAATAG